TGGTGATGTCATCTCCATTAAGTTCTGGGACGAGACTACCTTTATTCACTATGTCACCTGGGAAAAACATCACGGGCGCGCAAATAAGACTATCAAATGGCTGAGTAACGCTTATCCCCGTGCCTACTTCCATATGGGATTTCTCTGCGTAAAGCATCAACAATTCGACAAAGCCATCGAGTACCTTGAGAAAGGCCAAGCACTCGAACCCAAAAATCCCAAATTCTCCTGTGAAAAGGCAAAAGCCTTGGTGAGTGAAGGTCGCAAAGAAGAAGCACTCGCCCTTTATGGGCAAATCACGGAAATCAGTGCATACGTTAGCGCCCATGATTTAGCCATCGCTCTGCGTGGTCGTGGGTTTGTGTTGATTGAAATGGGTGATCTCGATAATGCAGAATTGGCATTTCAGTCTTCACTCAAGATTGAGTCAGACAATGAAGTCGCACTGAATGAATTAAGCTACATTAACCACTTACGCCAAGGCGGTGCTGCAAGCTCTACGGAAACCATACTATCCACTAGCCTCGATCTATCAAACTGTAGGGTATGTGGTCAGCCGTTCGATGAAGGCGTCGTTGTCTCATTCAAAGGATCACCCGTTAGCATTTGCCAGCAGTGCCAACAACATCTGACAAAAAAATGGTGGCAATTCTGGAAGTAAGATATAAACCTCAACCTCAAACTATGAATGTTGTCGAGACTCTTCAGAGGTTACTAGAGCGCCAGAAAACTGAAAGGGATATTGGCGAATTCGACGTTGAGCTTGTCTCACTCGGTCATTGGACAAGCGATATAGACTATGTCACCACGGAGCAAGAGCTATGTTTGGTACTGGGTCAGCCTATTTATAGTGGTTTAAGATCTGAACAAGAGACAGATCTTAGCCCTCAAAAATACTTCTTTGAATACCAGAGCGCATTGCGATATGTGTGGTGGGAACATGGCGATCTTGAAGTCTTGCTGATGATCACTGGGCATGATGCAAATACATTACAACTGATTCGCATCGCCATATCCAGTATTTCTCTATCAAACTCTATCGAGTGACAAAATATCTCTGAGGCGAACCTAGAAACGTAGTGAATAGGTCTCATTCCTGAATATTGCCAACCTCAAAAAAATCCTCTTTCACTGAGATTATTTCCATCTGATTACCCATTAAGACAGAAGCCAAGATCGAGGCTAGCTTGAGTCACTATTAGTAATTAAAATTCCGTGCATCTCCTACAGAACTTTTTTGGAACCATTCTTCCATTGAATACTTAAATTCATGAGGGATAATGAGCCTACCATCGCCTGGATGAAGAACTAGAAATGGCTCCAGATCCTTTAACACACGAATAATCGGTAAAAAGTCTTCCAAATATGCTCGTTTTACCGTGATGCACGATACCGGATCATTGCATATTTTATAGGTCAAAATTCGACCATCAATATTATCCGGCTGATACCAATAATTAATCCATGCCAAGGGTGGAGTTGTTCCCTCAGCATGATTATGGCTAAATCCTGATGCGGCACAGAGAAGTTCAACGATATGGGAGCGACTGCCAAATGGCAATACTACCTCCTCATTTAATTCTGATATTCTCTGACTGGAAGGAATGTTCAAGAAGCTATTAGCCACTCTATAAAGGGAAAGACTTACACCCATAATTTAGTCATCACAAATCAGCTCTCCCCTGGCCCAAAAAGATTGCACCTTTTGCCACTCTCGTGTCGATTGAGGACCAAGATACTGCTCAATCTTTTCAGATTTGCCTATGTCAACTACATTAGTATTTTGCAAATCCTCTAGCAAACCAACAGTTACTGCTTCTTGGACCTCGGCATCCCCGTCATCACACCACGTTTCAATAACTCTACAAACCTTTACCAATTCTGCGGTTGAACCACTCGCTATTAATTTGGTTATGTGCCTCGCCAAATCACTGAGTATGAGATAGATCGGTAGTGATTCTTTTTCGTCATCCCATTTTGCTAAAAACTCATTCCAAACGGGTCCAAAGGTTGGGGTCGCCTTAAGCATCGGGGTCATCATCTCAATTCGTGTAATCACCTCCCAAATCTCCTAGACACGTTTAACTAGCCTGCTGTAAACCTGCCTGCCAAGGCAATGGTAACTGCTTCAAACTCAACCCTTCCTCAAAAATCTGCTGAATCGGATACATCTGTCCATCCATCGTCATAAACTGATGTTCCGCCGTCGCTTGAATCGTCGAGCCATCTTCCAGGGCATATTCAAACACCTCCTGCTGGCCGCGATGGTGCCATTGAGCAATCGGTTGCGTATACAGATGTCCTCGCTCATCAATCGAAAAGACTTGACATTCAATTTGCTCCTGTACCACCTGGCCAATGGGCAGCCAACCATACTCCAACGTCAACACAGGCGTGTCATAGCTCAGACAATATTCAGCAAACAACACCATTTGCTCGAACAAATCTTCAGAGATTTTTTTGTCAACACCCTTCTTGAAAGCCCCTTCAATGAAGATCTCCCGATGTTTCTCCATCTCCGCCACTTTCTTTTTACCCATCGCCCGTCGCAACAGGTCAGCTTCTCCCAGAGAGTAGCCCGCCATATCCTGAGCAATCTTCATGATCTGCTCCTGATAGACCATAATGCCATAGGTCTCTTCTAGGATCGGCTTGATCAATTCATGGGGATAATCAATCTTTTCCCGCCCATGTTTACGGTTAATAAATTTGGGAATCAGCCCCGCATCCAAAGGACCCGGTCGATAGAGAGCCAGAATCGAAGAAATATCCTCTAAGTTAGACGGCTTGAGATCTTTGACGACCTGGCGCATCCCCGAAGACTCTAACTGAAAAATTCCTTCCAATTCTCCCCGTGCTAACAGTTGAAATGCTTCTGGGTCATTCATGGGTACCCGATCGATGTCTAGATCGAGCTGCCGATTCTTCTTGAGCAAGTCGGTTGTTTTCTGGATCATCGTCAGGTTTTTGAGGCCCAAGAAGTCCATTTTTAGCAGGCCCAAAGATTCCAAATCTTCCATGAAATACTGGGTAATCACCGCGCCCTCGTTATTACGCTGCAGGGGCACCAGTTGATCCAAGGGTTCTGAGGCAATTACAACGCCCGCTGCATGGACCCCAAAGGTTTTGTTGGTGCCCTCAATCCGAATCGCCATATCCAGCCAGCGGCGCACAATCTGATCCTTGTCGTATCTTTCCTTAAACTCCGGGGCTGGCGTTTCGTCTGAAATCATTACCTTCAGCTTTGCCGGTTTTCCTCGGGCCACCGGAATCAGCTTCGCCATCCGATCGGCATCCCCATAAGGAATATCCAGCACTCGGGCCACGTCTTTGAGTACTGCTTTGGAAGTCATGCGGTTAAAGGTGATAATTTGCGCCACCCGATCTTCGCCATACTTGCGGGTAACGTAGTCAATCATTTCTTCCCGTTTTTCGATGCAGAAATCCGTATCAACGTCAGGCATCGACTTCCGTTCTGGATTCAGAAATCGCTCAAATAGCAGGCCATGATGAACGGGATCGATATTCGTAATCCCTAAGGCATAGGCCACCAGAGAACCTGCAGCACTGCCTCGCCCTGGTCCCACAGGAATATTATGGTCGCGGGCATATTTGATGTAATCCCACACCACCAAGAAATAAGTAGAAAAGCCCATCTGCTGGAGCATCTCTAGCTCGTATTCCAAACGTTCCTTATAGACATCCGTCACCTCTGGGCGGGCTTTGCATTCGCACCGCTCCAATAGGCCATCCCAGGTCACCTCTTCCAGGTAAGTTTCAGCAGTATAGCCTTCCGGTACTTCGTAGTCAGGACTTTGGGGGTCGCGGAAGATATCGTAGGTTTCGACCTTTTCAGCTACTTCTAGGGTGGTTGCGATCGCAGTGGCAATCACGTCATCCTCTAAGTGGTCCCGAAACATCAAAGCCATCTCGTCAGCAGTTTTCAGATACTCAGTACCGCTATAGCGAAGACGCTTGTCTTCTGTAATGAGCTTGCCCGTCTGGATACAAAGGAGGGCATCATGGGACTCCACGTCATAGCAAGAGATAAAGTGGGAGTCATTAGTGGCAATTACCTTAATATCCAGTTCCTGGGCAATGCGCACCAGCTCCACATTCACCACCCGATCTTCCTGGGAACCGTGGTCTTGAATTTCTAGGTAATAGTCATCCCCAAACAGCGCTTTGTACCATTTGGCAATCCGTCGAGCGATATCCGGCTTTTCCTTCATAATCGCCTGGGGAATCTCGCCCCCTAGGCAGGCACTGGTGACAATCAGCCCTTCATGGTGCTCTTCCAGCAGGTCTTTATTAATACAGGGTCGAGAAAAAATGCCGCGCCCTTGGACGCCATTCAGGCTAGAAATCGTGGTGAGTTTAACCAGATTTTGGTAGCCTGTCTTGTTCTTCGCCAACACCACCTGGTGATAGCGAGGCCGCCGCTCCTGCTTAGTGATATCCCCATTGATCACGTACATTTCGTTGCCGACAATGGGCTTAATCCCCTGCTTCTT
The Acaryochloris marina S15 genome window above contains:
- a CDS encoding tetratricopeptide repeat protein, yielding MTSPSLTDIESADVDKVDAALQSITSSRLDEAETLLLGVIANTPSDYANTEETGDVISIKFWDETTFIHYVTWEKHHGRANKTIKWLSNAYPRAYFHMGFLCVKHQQFDKAIEYLEKGQALEPKNPKFSCEKAKALVSEGRKEEALALYGQITEISAYVSAHDLAIALRGRGFVLIEMGDLDNAELAFQSSLKIESDNEVALNELSYINHLRQGGAASSTETILSTSLDLSNCRVCGQPFDEGVVVSFKGSPVSICQQCQQHLTKKWWQFWK
- a CDS encoding DNA polymerase III subunit alpha codes for the protein MSFVGLHIHSDYSLLDGASQLPDLVSRAVELNMPAIALTDHGVMYGAIGLIKTCKKQGIKPIVGNEMYVINGDITKQERRPRYHQVVLAKNKTGYQNLVKLTTISSLNGVQGRGIFSRPCINKDLLEEHHEGLIVTSACLGGEIPQAIMKEKPDIARRIAKWYKALFGDDYYLEIQDHGSQEDRVVNVELVRIAQELDIKVIATNDSHFISCYDVESHDALLCIQTGKLITEDKRLRYSGTEYLKTADEMALMFRDHLEDDVIATAIATTLEVAEKVETYDIFRDPQSPDYEVPEGYTAETYLEEVTWDGLLERCECKARPEVTDVYKERLEYELEMLQQMGFSTYFLVVWDYIKYARDHNIPVGPGRGSAAGSLVAYALGITNIDPVHHGLLFERFLNPERKSMPDVDTDFCIEKREEMIDYVTRKYGEDRVAQIITFNRMTSKAVLKDVARVLDIPYGDADRMAKLIPVARGKPAKLKVMISDETPAPEFKERYDKDQIVRRWLDMAIRIEGTNKTFGVHAAGVVIASEPLDQLVPLQRNNEGAVITQYFMEDLESLGLLKMDFLGLKNLTMIQKTTDLLKKNRQLDLDIDRVPMNDPEAFQLLARGELEGIFQLESSGMRQVVKDLKPSNLEDISSILALYRPGPLDAGLIPKFINRKHGREKIDYPHELIKPILEETYGIMVYQEQIMKIAQDMAGYSLGEADLLRRAMGKKKVAEMEKHREIFIEGAFKKGVDKKISEDLFEQMVLFAEYCLSYDTPVLTLEYGWLPIGQVVQEQIECQVFSIDERGHLYTQPIAQWHHRGQQEVFEYALEDGSTIQATAEHQFMTMDGQMYPIQQIFEEGLSLKQLPLPWQAGLQQAS